In Rouxiella sp. WC2420, the following proteins share a genomic window:
- a CDS encoding contractile injection system tape measure protein, with amino-acid sequence MSNNNQVIEQIHFALRTNDALAKKIQQRCSEIFHYRIKSLLHRLLSQADSPLSDKIIDAITLDLGDIPLDEFEDQLYEKIKQQLPGFLTPAALTSASNASTPAVQRAFLEKNTHPIRPDNKAASALEISAPGNGSDNPFTLLTDYLANGIFARPKEWTTPAGADGWLMLLLSLAPIGQSASGQGLAPLTNLRAMPSLFTMPDLDAVALEHARYQLAQYCLQKRGSQRLLQTFGPAALKRLQQWFIDGLPANERQLVAANNPHSTLGDIALMVLQRLTQQIGYPTLALAEQDILWPTSLREWQRWLGILLTASSAYSRILLYSMKKLENLPRLSVTLISGLNHAEREKLVPLLQYALGFKNIEKELTKTHALALLREFPALVSIERGDIPFSTIEKTIALKDSALPEHADEHTRPESKDLSQVKHLVENDPLAVSNAGIVLLWPLLPRLFDQWGLLHNKAFISQTARNKAVCWLDHLIWQDGMAAEWRTPFTQWLCGWPQDTALEWFPPDEAIEQEITLFHSTLPMLIPSLHRCSPNDIRQMFLQRGGELTLMKRGWTLTADDDAIDILLRDLTWPMREVRFPWLDETLFVNWL; translated from the coding sequence TTGTCAAATAATAACCAGGTCATTGAACAAATTCATTTTGCTCTGCGAACTAATGACGCATTGGCGAAAAAAATACAACAACGGTGTAGTGAAATATTTCATTATCGCATCAAAAGCTTGCTGCATAGATTATTATCCCAGGCCGACAGTCCGTTGAGTGATAAAATTATTGACGCCATCACGCTCGACCTTGGCGATATTCCTTTGGATGAATTCGAAGATCAACTCTACGAAAAAATAAAACAACAACTTCCGGGCTTTCTTACGCCAGCGGCGTTGACCTCGGCGTCTAACGCATCGACGCCCGCAGTCCAGCGCGCATTTTTAGAAAAAAATACTCACCCAATACGACCGGATAATAAAGCAGCGTCTGCTTTGGAAATAAGTGCGCCAGGCAATGGCTCTGATAATCCCTTTACCCTGCTGACTGATTATTTAGCCAACGGTATTTTTGCACGGCCTAAGGAATGGACAACTCCGGCAGGGGCAGACGGCTGGTTAATGCTGTTGCTGTCTCTTGCCCCCATCGGACAATCGGCTTCAGGCCAGGGCCTTGCCCCCCTGACGAACCTGCGTGCAATGCCGTCGCTTTTCACCATGCCCGATCTTGACGCCGTGGCTCTTGAACACGCGCGCTATCAACTGGCGCAGTATTGCCTGCAAAAGCGCGGCAGCCAGCGGCTGCTGCAAACCTTTGGCCCTGCGGCACTGAAACGTTTGCAACAATGGTTTATTGATGGATTACCGGCCAACGAGCGACAGTTAGTGGCAGCAAACAATCCCCACTCTACTCTTGGCGATATTGCGCTTATGGTGCTGCAACGCCTCACCCAGCAAATCGGTTACCCCACGCTGGCACTGGCAGAACAGGATATCCTCTGGCCAACTTCGTTGAGGGAATGGCAGCGCTGGCTTGGCATCCTGCTGACCGCCTCCTCCGCCTATTCGCGTATCTTGTTGTACAGCATGAAAAAGCTGGAAAATCTGCCGCGACTCAGCGTCACGCTGATTTCAGGGCTCAATCACGCTGAGCGCGAGAAGCTGGTGCCGCTGCTGCAGTACGCCCTGGGTTTTAAAAATATTGAAAAAGAGCTGACCAAAACTCACGCTCTCGCACTGCTCAGAGAATTTCCGGCTTTGGTGTCGATCGAACGGGGCGACATTCCGTTTAGCACTATCGAAAAGACTATCGCGCTCAAAGACAGCGCATTACCAGAACATGCCGACGAACACACTCGCCCGGAGTCCAAAGACCTCAGCCAGGTAAAACATCTTGTCGAGAACGATCCATTGGCAGTCAGCAATGCGGGGATCGTTCTGCTTTGGCCGCTGTTGCCGCGCCTGTTCGACCAATGGGGATTACTCCACAACAAGGCCTTTATTTCACAGACAGCCCGCAATAAGGCGGTGTGCTGGCTAGACCATCTTATCTGGCAAGACGGTATGGCAGCCGAATGGCGCACGCCGTTTACACAGTGGCTGTGCGGATGGCCGCAGGACACTGCGCTGGAATGGTTTCCGCCCGATGAGGCTATCGAGCAAGAAATTACCCTGTTTCATTCCACGCTACCGATGCTTATTCCCAGCCTGCACCGCTGTTCACCCAACGATATTCGACAAATGTTTTTACAGCGCGGCGGTGAACTGACGCTTATGAAACGCGGTTGGACGTTGACCGCCGATGACGATGCTATCGATATTCTATTACGTGACCTGACTTGGCCGATGCGCGAAGTGCGTTTTCCCTGGTTAGATGAAACGCTTTTCGTCAACTGGTTATAA
- a CDS encoding GPW/gp25 family protein → MNSDISKGIYGQGWAFPPTFCIEGKETTENGVEVKSGVTLCSGVNDVQQSLIILLSTQYYERIMRMEYGNDLMQHMFDNIGEGLFEKIRKSLTVSILNNEPRVVVDVITITSDRVTPSKLSIIINYHLFDNNVLHRLYGMLDIKENMTGVWR, encoded by the coding sequence ATGAACAGTGATATTAGCAAAGGTATTTATGGTCAAGGTTGGGCTTTCCCTCCTACTTTTTGCATAGAAGGCAAAGAAACAACTGAAAATGGCGTCGAGGTTAAATCCGGCGTTACGCTATGCTCGGGCGTTAATGACGTGCAGCAAAGCCTGATCATTCTTTTAAGTACGCAATATTATGAACGTATTATGCGCATGGAATACGGCAATGACCTGATGCAACACATGTTTGATAATATTGGCGAAGGGCTATTTGAGAAAATTAGAAAGTCGCTAACGGTGAGTATTCTGAATAATGAGCCACGAGTCGTGGTCGATGTTATCACCATTACCTCAGACCGCGTTACGCCGAGCAAACTGTCGATCATTATTAACTATCACCTTTTTGACAATAATGTATTACATCGCCTGTACGGTATGTTGGATATTAAAGAAAATATGACCGGGGTCTGGCGATGA